Proteins co-encoded in one Christiangramia fulva genomic window:
- a CDS encoding SusC/RagA family TonB-linked outer membrane protein has protein sequence MRNFLLCEFRNRSKWLFIMLFPLLWQSILADNSNSPSIIFQREITGTVTSASDNMPLGGVTVIVKGTQNGTVTDFDGNYSISVSDPDAVLMFSFVGFKTKEIPVNGQNVINVDLVEDLGQLDEVVVIGYGEQKRSNIPGAVSEIPAEELEQNPAPNLTSSLVGQTAGIIATQRSGSPGNDYSNIYIRGIGTTGDASPIFVIDGIVRGYRDFEQLNANEIESLSVLKDAASAAVFGVRGGNGVILVTTKRGKEGVMQINFTSNLGVQQRTNEPDYLNSYEYAQLYNEALINEGKDPIYTEQDLNKYLNHTNPDTHPDVNWFDVLKNTALLREYSLSASGGSEKVQYATSLSFLDQNGIVPSNNFKRYNFRSNIDADVTETTRLSFDLSGRDDRTNNVAAQELFRWLSSKRPNEVPIKWSNGTYSGGAAYLALPENGYRNRAIMAFKSRVQILQELPINGLTLKGIASYDKTFTDHKNFLFPQIPSYSRNSDGTFTEDPKGKTELYQDHNDYQSITLEAHLNYDHEFGKSNVSALLLYTQTEEKWKFMSAYRDQFTLAIDELDFGGAANRTNSGYSGRSARRGVVGRLNYTFDDKYIIEGSFRADASEQFAPGKRWGFFPSGSLGYVISKESFLKDSEVIDFLKLRGSYGVLGNDRIGGARFLYLQSFYQSGNAVFGDGNVQPAIVEGNLANPNVTWETVKKLNIGLDANFWDKKLSLTFDYFYDKRTDILGRRNLTVPSLLGIGLPVENLSRIDNKGFEAVIGHQNYIGDDFNYSVSANLTYARNKIVFIDEPETSNPRIRQTGRPLYGQYGYIALGLFQTQEEIDNAAEQVGNIAPGDIQYADLNNDGVIDDLDRTYIGTSNTPEIIFGLNGSFSYKNFQLSYLFQGATNVNQYYSAEAYWPFFLGTSPAFRHNLDRWTPTNRDASEPRVLIDANSNQAASSFWLKDASYVRLKNMELAYNIPVDSFQSKFIQGARIYVNGNNIYTWTKIKGYDPENGDGRGWTYPQMKIWNVGLNLKF, from the coding sequence ATGAGAAATTTTTTACTCTGTGAATTTCGAAACCGCTCGAAGTGGCTTTTCATTATGCTTTTTCCACTTCTGTGGCAAAGTATTTTAGCCGATAATAGTAATTCTCCTTCAATAATTTTTCAGCGGGAGATAACAGGTACAGTAACTTCTGCTTCAGATAATATGCCTTTGGGTGGAGTAACCGTGATAGTTAAGGGTACGCAAAATGGTACGGTAACAGATTTTGATGGAAATTATTCTATTTCTGTTAGTGATCCAGATGCCGTTCTGATGTTTTCTTTTGTGGGTTTTAAAACAAAAGAAATACCTGTAAACGGGCAAAATGTTATTAATGTAGATTTAGTTGAAGATTTAGGGCAGTTGGATGAAGTTGTAGTGATTGGGTACGGTGAGCAAAAACGAAGTAATATTCCTGGTGCAGTTTCGGAAATTCCTGCTGAGGAATTGGAGCAAAATCCGGCGCCAAACCTTACAAGTTCTTTGGTGGGTCAAACTGCCGGGATTATAGCTACGCAACGTTCAGGTTCCCCTGGAAATGACTATTCAAATATTTATATTCGTGGAATTGGAACTACTGGAGACGCTTCCCCAATTTTCGTGATCGATGGGATAGTTCGGGGTTATCGGGATTTCGAACAGCTCAATGCTAATGAAATAGAATCTTTATCTGTACTTAAAGATGCAGCGAGTGCAGCTGTATTTGGAGTAAGAGGGGGTAACGGGGTTATACTGGTGACTACTAAGAGGGGAAAAGAGGGTGTAATGCAAATTAATTTCACCTCAAATTTAGGTGTTCAACAAAGAACTAACGAACCTGATTACCTAAATTCTTATGAATATGCCCAGTTATATAATGAGGCTTTAATTAATGAAGGGAAAGACCCTATTTATACAGAGCAAGATTTAAATAAATATTTGAATCATACTAATCCTGATACACATCCAGATGTAAACTGGTTTGATGTGCTGAAAAACACTGCTCTTTTAAGAGAGTATAGTCTCTCGGCTAGTGGAGGTTCTGAAAAGGTTCAATACGCTACTTCTTTAAGCTTTTTAGATCAGAATGGGATTGTTCCCTCTAATAATTTTAAAAGATATAACTTTCGTTCAAATATTGATGCAGATGTTACAGAGACAACCAGATTGTCTTTTGATCTCTCAGGTCGTGACGATCGAACCAATAATGTGGCAGCACAAGAGCTTTTTAGATGGTTATCAAGTAAAAGACCAAATGAAGTGCCTATTAAATGGTCAAACGGAACGTATTCTGGTGGAGCAGCATACCTAGCCCTGCCTGAAAATGGTTATAGAAATAGGGCTATAATGGCATTTAAAAGTCGCGTTCAAATACTGCAGGAATTACCGATTAATGGCCTTACACTAAAGGGTATAGCTTCATATGACAAAACGTTTACCGATCATAAAAACTTCCTATTTCCCCAAATTCCTAGTTACTCAAGGAATAGTGATGGAACTTTTACGGAGGATCCAAAAGGAAAAACCGAGTTATATCAGGATCATAACGATTACCAGTCTATTACTTTAGAGGCCCATTTAAATTATGATCATGAATTCGGTAAATCTAATGTGTCAGCTCTACTATTATATACTCAAACTGAAGAAAAATGGAAATTCATGTCGGCTTACAGAGACCAATTTACTTTGGCTATAGACGAACTTGATTTTGGAGGAGCTGCTAACCGGACTAATAGCGGTTACTCTGGTAGAAGTGCCAGACGAGGAGTTGTGGGAAGATTAAATTATACCTTTGATGATAAATATATTATTGAGGGAAGTTTTCGTGCAGATGCTTCTGAACAATTTGCGCCTGGAAAACGATGGGGATTTTTCCCTTCTGGATCCTTGGGATATGTAATTTCCAAAGAATCATTTCTTAAAGACTCAGAAGTAATAGATTTTCTAAAACTTAGAGGATCTTATGGAGTTCTGGGTAATGACCGTATTGGTGGGGCAAGATTCCTTTACCTTCAGTCATTCTATCAGTCTGGGAATGCCGTGTTTGGGGATGGAAATGTGCAGCCGGCAATTGTAGAGGGTAATTTAGCTAATCCCAATGTAACCTGGGAGACAGTGAAAAAACTCAATATAGGTTTGGATGCAAATTTCTGGGATAAAAAATTGTCATTAACATTTGATTATTTTTATGATAAACGAACGGATATCCTTGGAAGGAGAAATTTAACAGTTCCAAGTCTTTTAGGTATTGGTCTTCCCGTAGAAAACCTGTCCCGTATAGATAATAAAGGTTTTGAGGCTGTAATAGGCCATCAAAACTACATTGGAGATGATTTCAATTATTCAGTAAGCGCTAATTTGACTTACGCCAGAAATAAAATTGTTTTTATCGATGAGCCTGAAACCTCGAATCCTAGAATAAGACAAACAGGTCGACCCCTATACGGGCAGTATGGTTATATAGCCTTAGGCCTTTTTCAAACTCAGGAAGAAATTGACAATGCTGCAGAACAGGTAGGGAATATTGCTCCGGGAGATATACAGTATGCCGATTTGAATAATGATGGGGTAATAGATGATTTGGATAGAACTTATATTGGAACTTCCAATACTCCCGAAATAATATTTGGATTAAATGGAAGTTTTAGCTATAAAAATTTTCAACTCTCGTACCTTTTTCAGGGTGCTACGAACGTCAATCAATATTATTCGGCTGAAGCCTACTGGCCTTTCTTCCTTGGCACCAGTCCTGCATTTAGACATAATTTGGATCGCTGGACTCCCACCAATAGGGACGCTAGCGAACCCCGGGTATTAATAGATGCAAATAGTAATCAGGCAGCTTCTTCATTTTGGTTAAAAGACGCTTCTTATGTTCGGCTTAAAAATATGGAATTGGCTTATAACATTCCTGTAGATTCATTTCAATCCAAATTTATTCAGGGTGCTAGAATCTATGTAAACGGAAATAACATCTACACCTGGACAAAAATTAAAGGATATGACCCAGAAAATGGGGATGGCAGAGGGTGGACATATCCACAGATGAAAATATGGAATGTTGGATTGAATTTAAAATTTTAA
- a CDS encoding RagB/SusD family nutrient uptake outer membrane protein, whose amino-acid sequence MKKKSNISGKVLGGLLVIFILFGCQKDFLDQVPKDSLTEETVWSDPQGAIQFVNAIYGEMPSGFDRWYDGWAKGLYLLDGASDDGDVSMGWTHSTLLQNAQFLPTYVPWGNMWGNYYNLIRKANVALENLDRLEDQELASRLKGEVYFLRGFMYHKLLRLFGYRSEGGDPTGVPLIDKSLSLDDDLQIPRASYDEVVNFIIADLDKAAELLPAKGGIEAGRATSGAAKAYKGRVLLYAEKWQKSAEASNEVISSGNYSLFPDYRTLFLTKNNEEIIFAKKFLYPDKHHQTNAGGTPNAGWDVYNTPASYRGVSDAGWGGNLPTQNFVGSYDMIDGKPQDESPLYDPKHPWDNLDPRFEATVVHNGATFRGRKVELFVGGRDDVFMHTGYFVRKFHDEDLVIYSRSSDQDWIFMRYAEVLLNYAEAKNEASGPDGSVYDAINAIRNRAGMPDLPEGLSQSEMRAKIRNERRIELAFEEHRYFDIRRWRIAPDLLNGPVQGMHTYKNDDGSFTYEIFDVEQRNFPEKMYVLPIPQDEIDKNPAAKQILGW is encoded by the coding sequence ATGAAAAAAAAATCTAATATATCAGGCAAAGTTTTAGGAGGACTATTGGTGATTTTTATTCTATTTGGTTGCCAAAAAGATTTTCTCGATCAGGTTCCAAAAGATTCGTTAACTGAAGAAACTGTTTGGAGTGATCCTCAGGGAGCAATTCAATTTGTAAACGCAATTTATGGTGAAATGCCATCTGGTTTTGATCGCTGGTATGATGGGTGGGCGAAAGGTCTTTATTTATTAGATGGAGCTTCCGATGATGGAGATGTTTCTATGGGGTGGACTCATTCTACCTTATTGCAGAATGCTCAATTCTTGCCAACCTATGTTCCATGGGGAAATATGTGGGGTAATTACTACAATCTTATAAGAAAAGCTAATGTGGCGTTGGAGAATCTCGATCGCCTGGAAGATCAGGAATTAGCTTCAAGGTTAAAAGGAGAAGTATATTTTTTAAGAGGTTTTATGTATCATAAACTATTAAGATTGTTTGGATATAGATCAGAGGGAGGGGATCCGACCGGTGTTCCTCTAATTGATAAAAGCTTGAGCCTTGATGATGACCTACAAATTCCAAGAGCTTCCTATGACGAAGTAGTAAACTTTATTATAGCTGATCTCGACAAGGCAGCTGAACTTCTCCCTGCTAAGGGGGGTATTGAAGCAGGAAGAGCTACATCTGGAGCGGCCAAGGCTTATAAGGGTCGGGTGTTGTTGTATGCTGAAAAATGGCAGAAGTCTGCTGAAGCTTCTAACGAAGTTATATCTTCCGGAAACTATTCATTATTTCCAGATTATAGAACCTTATTCTTGACTAAAAATAACGAAGAAATAATATTTGCCAAGAAATTTCTTTACCCTGATAAACATCATCAAACCAATGCCGGTGGTACACCAAATGCGGGTTGGGATGTATACAACACTCCTGCATCATACCGGGGAGTAAGTGATGCTGGGTGGGGTGGAAACTTACCTACTCAGAATTTCGTTGGCTCCTATGATATGATTGACGGAAAACCACAAGATGAGTCGCCTCTTTACGACCCAAAACATCCTTGGGATAATCTGGATCCTAGGTTTGAAGCAACTGTGGTGCATAACGGCGCGACATTTCGCGGGCGCAAGGTTGAGCTATTCGTAGGAGGTAGAGATGATGTATTTATGCATACCGGATATTTTGTACGCAAATTTCACGATGAAGACCTTGTTATATACTCAAGGTCCAGTGATCAGGATTGGATTTTTATGAGGTATGCAGAGGTATTATTGAATTATGCTGAGGCAAAAAATGAAGCATCCGGTCCAGATGGTAGTGTATATGATGCTATTAATGCAATAAGAAATAGAGCTGGTATGCCCGATTTACCAGAGGGACTTTCACAAAGTGAAATGAGAGCTAAGATACGAAATGAAAGAAGAATTGAACTGGCATTTGAAGAGCATCGCTACTTTGATATACGTAGATGGCGGATTGCTCCGGATTTGTTGAATGGCCCAGTACAGGGTATGCATACTTACAAAAATGATGATGGTTCGTTCACTTACGAAATATTTGATGTTGAACAGCGCAATTTCCCTGAAAAAATGTATGTATTGCCAATACCACAGGATGAGATTGATAAGAATCCAGCAGCAAAGCAAATTCTAGGTTGGTAA
- a CDS encoding VCBS repeat-containing protein, protein MISFNSNFRFLFICISLFLIGCNKERDGSTMFDSLDPAKTKVAFTNEVIETKELNVMQYEYMYNGAGVAIGDLNGDNLPDLYLTGNIVENKLYLNKGNFEFEDVTQQSGVKGKENWSTGTSMADVNSDGLLDIYVCYSGLGTKEDRSNQLFINQGPDKNGVPKFIDKAKDFGLDAVGSNSTQAAFLDYDLDGDLDVFLLNHSKEYYSPFYNSTKLRNTRHPYYGNILYRNDNGSFVNVSEEAGIHGSGLNFGLGVSISDVNDDNWPDIYVSNDYVEQDFLYLNNGDGTFTETSKKSFGHISKFSMGNDATDINNDGQIDLVTLDMIPEDNYRQKILKGPDQYDLYHLAIDSGYHKQQMRNMFQLNQGIDKEKVPRFSEIGQLTGISNTDWSWAPLVADFDSDGLKDLYITNGYLKDFTNKDFMKFEVDQAVAKVRRKGGELFGKKGKKQYSDVIYELVKKMSSTKIPNYMFKNTNGLNFKDVTQEWGLSAPTVSTGAAYGDLDNDGDLDLVVSNTNQPVSIYRNNADKLKNNYLEIDLKGEGKNTLALGSKIWVSTDSSNQFIEHYNVRGYQSSVDPKMFFGLGKSHKVNVKIQWPDGRLTIRNNVKSNQVLQLDQADAKISQKGADSLPNKKFFEQVNNSGIVYEHKENKYIDFKVNRLALKQSSMSGPKMAVADVNGDNLDDLFIGGALGQPDALFISDPKGKFKKVDVNFWSKTEAFESTGSTFFDADGDGDMDLYVVDGGSQKYSDPKVLMDRLYINQGNGKFEKAKEGVLPIAYSNGSIVVAGDYDNDGDQDLFIGGGSEPGDYPNSSLGGILRNDSNLSKGEIKFTIATREINEKLRQPGIVTDAIWTDLNDDDWLDLVLVGEWMPIKVYINNNGKLIEKTNEYGLGKSNGLWQSIENSDIDGDGDMDLIVGNMSPNLPFKVSESEPLEAYIGDFRGDGVMSPVISSYILGERYPIASLDELQDAFPMIKKRYLKYEQYANANLREVFGPEQLEKAKHLEVYELKSIYLENKGNHFEKHELPMKAQFSAIEGINIFDFNNDNIQDILLTGNYYPFKVEYGPVDASKGLLLLGKGNGEFDCVPENKLGVWIEGDVRDAEFLSNNKGIYIIVSKNSDSIQVLKLNKLVKR, encoded by the coding sequence ATGATTTCCTTTAATAGCAATTTTAGATTTTTATTTATTTGTATTAGTTTATTTCTTATTGGATGCAATAAGGAAAGAGACGGTTCTACCATGTTTGATTCCCTTGATCCGGCCAAGACAAAAGTTGCTTTTACCAACGAAGTTATCGAAACTAAAGAGCTAAATGTTATGCAATATGAGTATATGTATAATGGTGCTGGTGTTGCAATTGGGGATCTAAATGGAGATAACCTGCCAGATCTGTACCTGACGGGTAATATTGTAGAAAACAAATTATATCTAAATAAAGGAAATTTTGAGTTTGAAGATGTAACCCAGCAATCTGGAGTTAAAGGAAAAGAGAATTGGAGTACTGGAACTAGTATGGCGGATGTCAATAGTGATGGATTGCTCGATATTTATGTGTGCTACTCTGGATTGGGAACTAAAGAAGACCGCTCGAACCAATTATTTATCAACCAGGGACCTGATAAAAACGGCGTGCCAAAATTTATTGATAAAGCAAAAGATTTTGGTTTAGACGCAGTTGGAAGCAATAGTACCCAGGCAGCATTTTTAGACTATGATTTAGATGGAGACCTTGATGTGTTTCTTCTAAATCATTCAAAAGAGTACTATTCTCCATTTTACAATAGTACAAAGCTAAGAAATACAAGACATCCATATTATGGAAATATTTTGTATAGAAATGATAATGGCAGTTTTGTTAATGTTAGTGAAGAAGCTGGTATTCACGGTAGCGGATTAAATTTTGGTTTGGGAGTTTCCATTAGTGATGTAAATGACGATAATTGGCCGGATATCTACGTGTCTAATGATTATGTGGAGCAGGACTTTTTGTATTTAAATAACGGAGATGGGACTTTTACGGAAACTTCTAAAAAATCGTTTGGTCACATTTCTAAATTTTCAATGGGCAATGATGCCACCGATATAAATAATGATGGCCAAATTGATCTGGTTACATTGGATATGATTCCTGAGGATAATTATCGTCAAAAAATATTAAAAGGTCCAGATCAATATGATTTATACCATTTAGCTATTGATAGTGGTTATCATAAACAGCAAATGAGAAACATGTTTCAACTCAATCAAGGTATAGATAAAGAAAAAGTGCCTCGTTTTAGTGAGATTGGTCAACTCACCGGAATATCCAATACCGACTGGAGCTGGGCGCCTTTAGTTGCCGATTTTGATAGCGACGGATTAAAAGATTTATATATTACTAATGGATATTTAAAAGACTTCACCAATAAAGATTTTATGAAGTTCGAAGTTGATCAGGCGGTGGCTAAAGTGAGAAGGAAAGGTGGTGAATTATTTGGGAAAAAAGGAAAAAAACAATATTCCGATGTTATTTATGAATTGGTAAAAAAGATGTCTTCGACCAAAATTCCAAATTACATGTTTAAAAACACCAATGGTTTAAACTTTAAAGACGTAACTCAAGAATGGGGTTTGTCTGCTCCCACAGTTTCAACGGGAGCTGCGTATGGCGATTTGGATAATGATGGGGATCTTGATTTAGTTGTGTCTAATACTAATCAGCCAGTAAGTATTTATCGGAATAACGCAGATAAACTAAAAAATAATTACCTGGAAATTGATTTGAAGGGTGAAGGAAAGAATACACTGGCACTTGGGTCTAAAATCTGGGTATCTACTGATTCTTCAAATCAATTCATAGAGCACTACAATGTTAGAGGTTATCAGTCTTCAGTAGACCCAAAGATGTTTTTTGGCCTTGGGAAATCCCACAAGGTCAATGTTAAAATTCAGTGGCCTGACGGGCGTTTGACAATCCGGAATAATGTTAAGTCGAACCAGGTTTTACAATTGGATCAAGCCGACGCCAAAATTTCTCAAAAGGGGGCTGATTCATTACCGAATAAGAAATTTTTTGAACAGGTTAATAATTCAGGTATTGTTTATGAGCACAAAGAGAATAAATACATTGATTTTAAAGTAAACCGTCTCGCGCTTAAACAAAGTTCCATGTCTGGGCCAAAAATGGCCGTAGCCGATGTGAATGGTGATAACTTGGATGATTTATTTATTGGAGGAGCTTTGGGGCAACCAGACGCTTTGTTTATTTCTGATCCCAAAGGAAAGTTTAAAAAGGTTGATGTAAATTTTTGGTCAAAAACCGAAGCCTTTGAATCTACAGGGTCAACTTTTTTTGATGCAGACGGTGATGGAGATATGGATCTGTATGTTGTTGATGGAGGAAGCCAAAAATATAGTGATCCCAAGGTATTGATGGACAGACTTTATATTAACCAAGGTAATGGAAAATTTGAAAAAGCAAAAGAGGGTGTTCTACCGATTGCTTATTCGAACGGAAGCATTGTTGTTGCAGGTGATTATGATAATGATGGAGATCAGGATCTTTTTATTGGCGGAGGAAGTGAACCTGGTGATTATCCCAACTCTTCCTTAGGAGGTATTCTTAGAAATGATAGTAACCTCTCCAAGGGAGAAATTAAATTTACTATTGCTACAAGGGAAATTAATGAAAAACTAAGGCAGCCAGGAATTGTTACTGATGCTATTTGGACCGATTTGAATGATGATGATTGGTTAGACCTTGTTCTAGTAGGAGAATGGATGCCTATCAAAGTTTATATTAATAATAATGGAAAACTTATAGAAAAGACTAATGAATACGGTTTAGGAAAAAGCAATGGTTTGTGGCAAAGTATTGAAAATTCTGATATAGACGGGGATGGAGATATGGATCTTATTGTTGGAAATATGAGTCCCAATTTGCCATTTAAAGTTTCTGAATCAGAACCTTTAGAAGCTTATATTGGTGATTTTAGAGGAGATGGTGTAATGAGTCCTGTAATTAGCAGCTATATACTTGGAGAAAGATATCCAATTGCTTCATTGGATGAATTACAAGATGCTTTCCCTATGATCAAAAAGAGATATTTAAAGTATGAACAATATGCTAATGCTAATTTAAGGGAGGTGTTTGGCCCTGAACAGCTTGAAAAAGCTAAGCATTTGGAAGTATATGAACTTAAAAGTATTTATCTTGAAAACAAAGGGAATCATTTTGAAAAACATGAACTTCCTATGAAGGCCCAGTTTTCGGCTATTGAAGGCATAAATATATTTGATTTTAATAACGACAACATTCAAGACATTCTGTTAACCGGAAATTATTATCCATTCAAAGTAGAATATGGTCCTGTAGATGCTAGCAAAGGTCTGTTGTTATTAGGTAAAGGTAATGGAGAATTTGATTGTGTACCCGAAAATAAATTAGGTGTCTGGATTGAAGGAGATGTGCGAGACGCAGAATTTTTATCTAATAATAAGGGAATTTATATAATTGTTTCGAAGAATAGCGACAGCATACAAGTTTTGAAACTTAATAAACTGGTTAAGCGTTAA
- a CDS encoding DUF4998 domain-containing protein — MKHLSGYLLILLTLILTLGIFSCEKDDYDSLLNNNASKVGKVQSLIIMSGQNRVLVEGIIEDPNVSQVSISWDNTDSIMLPVNAQDTIRKEIGNLEEGLHVFNVKTIDANGNSSEVVSAGAEVFGSNYINSLVNRPLESSMLIDSTLEVSFGMIDKTTGVIGTEFIYEDTSGETEKLFLDVNRNNLNVTDFNSGSTYKYRTAFIPSTLALDTIYTDYASVTPFQFPVLKNASSFEASEVNGRWGILADWITNDAIKNHDGYGGWDSRNGFNVESGWGAPSIVNGKIYQTVTAGPTDYTLEVVFNANNYSESDEGGYYIVVAKVEGLPDVEDIPTAPEVLGYERVTSSNMTYDIDFTVDETTLISIGIVTTQDDSGRYGPIKSFEILPN; from the coding sequence ATGAAACATCTATCCGGATATCTTCTAATTTTGCTGACCCTAATTTTGACCCTCGGAATTTTTTCCTGCGAAAAAGACGATTATGATTCATTGCTAAATAACAATGCTTCTAAAGTGGGAAAAGTCCAATCCCTGATAATTATGTCTGGCCAAAATAGGGTATTGGTTGAGGGAATAATAGAAGACCCCAATGTTTCCCAGGTAAGTATTTCTTGGGATAATACAGATTCTATAATGCTTCCTGTAAATGCTCAGGATACTATTAGGAAAGAGATTGGGAATCTTGAAGAAGGCCTGCATGTTTTTAATGTTAAAACAATTGATGCGAACGGAAATAGCTCCGAAGTAGTTTCAGCTGGGGCAGAAGTATTTGGATCAAATTACATTAATAGCCTGGTGAATCGACCCTTAGAATCTAGTATGTTAATTGATAGTACTTTGGAGGTTAGTTTTGGTATGATTGATAAAACTACCGGGGTGATTGGAACAGAATTTATATATGAAGATACTTCAGGGGAAACAGAAAAATTGTTTCTGGATGTGAATAGGAATAATTTGAATGTTACTGATTTTAATAGTGGTTCAACTTACAAATACCGAACAGCGTTTATTCCCTCGACTTTAGCTTTAGATACTATATATACCGATTATGCCAGTGTTACCCCATTCCAGTTCCCGGTCTTAAAGAACGCAAGCTCTTTTGAAGCCTCAGAAGTTAATGGAAGATGGGGGATACTTGCAGATTGGATTACTAATGATGCTATAAAAAACCACGATGGTTACGGCGGATGGGATTCCAGAAATGGTTTTAATGTGGAATCTGGATGGGGAGCTCCTTCGATTGTTAATGGAAAAATATATCAAACTGTGACAGCAGGACCGACGGACTATACACTGGAAGTGGTGTTCAATGCAAATAATTATTCAGAATCTGATGAAGGTGGCTATTACATAGTAGTGGCAAAAGTGGAAGGCCTTCCAGATGTTGAAGATATTCCCACTGCTCCCGAAGTTCTTGGTTACGAGCGTGTCACCAGTTCAAATATGACTTACGATATTGATTTTACAGTTGATGAAACTACATTAATTTCGATCGGCATTGTGACCACACAGGATGATTCTGGACGTTATGGACCTATTAAGTCCTTCGAAATTCTACCAAATTAA
- a CDS encoding prolyl oligopeptidase family serine peptidase, with product MKNLFYLFLFLILPLDHTNAQTKIFPLWPEKIPGTKTASSYTEEQQLDSEGEVKSLSKVKTPTLAVFLPQQDKANGTAVIICPGGGYSHLAINKEGYKVAEWLNSLGVTAFVLKYRLPSDQIMEDKTIGPLQDAQRALRMVRRNADKWNLDPFKIGIMGFSAGGHLAAMLSTHYDQEVYKVKDSVSARPDFSILLYPVASMQNEITHKGSQESLLGKNASQKKKDEYSNELQVDENTPMAFLVHAADDGAVPVENSIRYFLALKDRNVKGELHVFQKGGHGFGMGRNLPATQWPKTLANWLRVNELIPKQIDSVCLFSYFKGNGEDGLHLAYSKNGLEWKHMNNDRSYLKPELGKERLMRDPCIIRGKDGNYHMVWTVGWTAKGIGYATSKDLIHWSEQKFIPVMEKEKNARNCWAPEINYDAKNDRYIIYWATTIDGKFPETQNSTDNGYNHRMYYTATKDFQEFTPAKLLFDPGFNIIDATIKESGNTFYMFLKDETRNPPKKNIKIATSKNITGPYTNISEPITGKYWAEGPTVIKIGDYWYVYFDKYIEKKYGAIRSKNLKDWEDVTGLVSFPNGARHGTVFKVSKVEFEKLRNIANGQF from the coding sequence ATGAAGAACCTATTTTACCTGTTTTTATTCCTGATCTTACCTCTTGACCATACGAATGCCCAAACTAAAATATTTCCTCTCTGGCCGGAGAAGATCCCCGGCACCAAAACCGCTTCTTCATACACGGAAGAACAGCAGTTGGATTCAGAGGGAGAGGTGAAGAGCCTCAGTAAAGTTAAAACACCCACTTTGGCTGTATTTCTTCCGCAGCAGGATAAGGCCAATGGAACAGCGGTGATCATTTGTCCAGGTGGTGGCTATAGCCATCTGGCTATCAACAAGGAGGGTTATAAGGTAGCCGAGTGGCTGAATTCATTAGGAGTTACCGCCTTTGTTTTGAAATACCGCCTTCCCAGTGATCAGATCATGGAAGATAAGACCATTGGTCCTCTTCAGGATGCCCAGCGGGCACTGCGAATGGTTCGAAGAAATGCTGATAAATGGAATCTTGATCCCTTCAAAATCGGGATCATGGGATTCTCAGCCGGCGGACATCTGGCTGCCATGCTCTCCACTCATTACGACCAAGAAGTTTATAAGGTAAAGGACAGCGTGAGTGCCCGGCCAGATTTTTCCATACTCCTTTATCCCGTAGCTTCCATGCAGAATGAAATCACCCATAAAGGATCCCAGGAAAGTTTATTAGGCAAGAATGCTTCACAGAAGAAAAAGGACGAATATTCCAACGAACTGCAGGTTGATGAGAATACTCCCATGGCTTTTCTTGTTCATGCTGCTGATGACGGTGCCGTTCCGGTTGAGAACAGCATCAGGTATTTCCTTGCACTTAAAGACCGTAATGTAAAAGGAGAACTTCATGTCTTCCAAAAAGGAGGCCACGGATTTGGAATGGGTAGAAATCTTCCCGCTACCCAATGGCCAAAAACTTTGGCCAATTGGCTTCGCGTGAATGAATTAATTCCAAAACAAATTGATTCCGTCTGCTTATTCTCATATTTTAAAGGGAATGGCGAGGATGGCCTCCATTTAGCCTATAGTAAAAACGGACTGGAATGGAAGCATATGAACAATGATCGATCGTATCTGAAACCGGAATTGGGTAAGGAAAGATTAATGCGCGACCCATGCATAATTCGAGGAAAAGATGGAAATTACCATATGGTGTGGACGGTTGGTTGGACCGCAAAAGGTATAGGTTATGCTACTTCCAAGGACTTGATTCACTGGAGTGAACAAAAGTTTATTCCGGTCATGGAAAAAGAGAAAAATGCCAGAAATTGTTGGGCTCCTGAAATAAACTATGATGCCAAAAATGACAGGTATATCATCTATTGGGCTACCACTATCGACGGTAAATTTCCGGAAACACAAAACAGCACTGACAATGGTTACAATCACAGGATGTATTACACCGCCACTAAAGATTTTCAAGAATTTACTCCTGCCAAACTTTTATTCGATCCCGGATTTAACATTATTGATGCCACGATCAAAGAATCCGGAAACACTTTTTATATGTTTTTAAAAGATGAAACCAGAAATCCTCCTAAAAAAAATATTAAAATAGCTACTTCTAAAAATATTACCGGTCCATATACCAACATATCAGAGCCTATAACAGGAAAATACTGGGCAGAAGGACCAACTGTCATAAAAATTGGAGATTACTGGTATGTTTATTTCGATAAATACATTGAAAAAAAATATGGGGCCATAAGATCTAAAAACCTCAAAGATTGGGAAGATGTCACCGGGCTCGTTTCATTTCCAAATGGCGCCCGACACGGAACTGTTTTTAAAGTTTCAAAAGTTGAATTTGAGAAGTTACGTAATATTGCTAACGGTCAATTTTAA